Proteins encoded within one genomic window of Humulus lupulus chromosome 1, drHumLupu1.1, whole genome shotgun sequence:
- the LOC133810820 gene encoding carbamoyl-phosphate synthase small chain, chloroplastic — MATAGAAMPFTLSKPSTSLFPNSFSSSSNSSMFRVFTVRCSAHIATPERPWKVSDARLVLEDGSVWKAKSFGASGTQVGEVVFNTSLTGYQEILTDPSYAGQFVLMTNPHIGNTGVNFDDEESTQCFLGGLVIRSLSISTSNWRSKETLSDYLSERNIMGIYDVDTRAITRRLREDGSLIGVLSTEKSKTDEELLQMSRSWDIVGVDLISGVSCKAPYEWVDEINSEWAFNSSRDGEAFRVVAYDFGIKHNILKRLASHGCKITVVPSTWPASEALKLNPDGVLFSNGPGDPSAVPYAVETVKEIIGKVPVFGICMGHQLLGQALGGKTFKMKFGHHGGNHPVRSLRSGHVEISAQNHNYAVDPASLPEGVEVTHVNLNDGSCAGLAYPAKNIMSLQYHPEASPGPHDSDNAFGEFVELMKKTKHA, encoded by the exons atgGCCACTGCTGGTGCTGCCATGCCCTTCACACTGAGCAAGCCCTCAACGAGCCTCTTCCCAAACTCATTCTCTTCTTCCTCTAACTCTTCAATGTTTAGGGTTTTTACTGTCAGATGCTCCGCTCACATTGCCACCCCTG AAAGACCTTGGAAGGTATCAGATGCTAGATTAGTGCTTGAAGATGGTTCAGTATGGAAAGCTAAGTCCTTTGGTGCTTCAGGAACCCAAGTGGGTGAAGTGGTATTCAATACATCTTTAACCGG GTATCAAGAAATTCTAACTGATCCTAGCTATGCTGGTCAGTTTGTCTTAATGACAAATCCACATATTGGAAATACTGGTGTAAATTTTG ATGATGAAGAATCAACACAATGCTTTCTTGGTGGCCTTGTGATCAGAAGTTTAAGTATCAG TACTTCAAATTGGAGAAGCAAGGAAACACTAAGTGATTATTTATCAGAAAGGAACATCATGGGAATTT ATGATGTTGACACACGTGCAATTACCCGCAGATTAAGAGAGGATGGAAGCCTTATTGGAGTCTTGAGCACAGAAAAATCTAAAACAGATGAGGAACTATTGCAAATGTCGCGATCATGGGACATTGTTG GTGTTGATTTAATCAGTGGTGTTTCATGCAAGGCCCCTTATGAATGGGTTGATGAAATAAATTCAGAGTGGGCTTTTAACTCTAGTAGAGATGGAGAAGCATTTCGT GTTGTTGCATATGATTTTGGAATCAAGCATAATATACTTAAGCGCTTAGCATCTCATGGTTGTAAAATTACTGTTGTGCCATCAACGTGGCCAGCATCTGAGGCACTAAAGTTGAATCCAGATGGGGTGTTGTTCAGCAATGGCCCGGGAGACCCATCAGCAGTTCCCTATGCTGTTGAAACTGTGAAGGAAATAATTGGAAAGGTTCCTGTTTTTGGGATTTGCATGGGTCATCAGCTGCTTGGCCAGGCCTTGGGTGGTAAAACCTTTAAAATGAAGTTTGGTCACCATGGGGGAAATCATCCAGTTCGTAGTCTACGTAGTGGCCATGTTGAGATTAGTGCTCAG AATCACAACTATGCAGTTGATCCTGCATCACTACCAGAGGGTGTTGAAGTCACTCATGTAAATCTTAACGATGGAAGCTGTGCTGGTCTTGCTTATCCTGCTAAAAACATTATGTCTTTGCAGTATCACCCTGAAGCTTCACCAGGGCCTCATGATTCAGACAATG CTTTTGGAGAATTCGTGGAGCTAATGAAGAAAACAAAACATGCTTAA